The nucleotide window AAAAACTTATTGATATCACCACCGGTTTTATCCTGCATTTCGAGAGCCACTCCGTTGCTTAAACCAAAGCCCTGCAAGGTGGGTGCTCCAAAGAACATCAGTTTGGCATCGGTCACGGAGGCGGTTTTTTCTTTCAACAGAGCAGCCACCTGGTTGGTAGTCATTTCTCTATCTTCCCATGGTTTCATTTTAACAACAACGCCGCCATAGGAACTACCGCTACCGCCCATGAAACTGAAACCGGTCAAACTCGTAACCGATTTCACATCGGAGATGCCTTCGGCAGTTTTTACCACACTCTTTACGATACTATCGGTGCGTTCGAACGAAGAACCGGGAGACATGGTAACGCCACCCATCAGGGTTCCGCTGTCCTCTTGAGGAACAAAACCGGTAGGCATTATCTTCATCAAACTGAAGAAAATAATAGCGAATACAACGACAATGGCCCCGGTGATCCATCGATGGTTTTTCTGAGTCAGAAAATAAAGAGCCTTTTTGTACTTCTTCGTTGCGGCGTCGAAACCAATACCGAAATAGTAAGCAAACTTCTTCGGAAGGCTCTTTTGAGCAAGCTCGGTATGTTCTTCAGGTTTCAGGAAGAGCGCGCACAGGGCAGGACTCAGCGTTAACGCGTTGATCGCGGAGATAATAATTGCCATGGCCAGTGTCAGACCGAACTGTTTGAAGAATACGCCACTGGTACCACCCAGAAAACTTACCGGGATAAATACCGCGGCCATCACCAAAGTAATGGAGATGATGGCAGGTGCAATTTCACTCATTGCTTTTATTGCTGCTGTTCTGGCATCTTTTTCACCGGCATCCAGCTTGGCGTGTATTGCTTCCACTACCACAATGGCGTCGTCCACCACAATACCGATGGCCAGCACAAGGGCAAAGAGCGTCAGCAAGTTGATGGAGAATCCGAAGATAAGAAGGAAGAAAAAGGTACCGATAATGGCTACCGGCACTGCAATAGCCGGAATCAGCGTTGCCCTGAAATTTTCGAGGAAAAGCAAAACGACCAAAAACACCAGCACAAAGGCTTCCAATAACGTACGAATCACCTTGTTGATAGAAGCATTGAGGAACTCGCTGGCATCCATCATATAGTCGTAGGTAACACCCGGAGGAAGCTCTTTCCCCACTTTTTTCATTTCGGCTTTTACCTGCTCAATGATGTCCTGCGCGTTTGAACCTGCAATCTGGCTGATACCCAGCAAAATTGAGGGTTTGTTTTCGCTCAGGGTTTTGAAGTTATAATCCTGTATACCGAGTTCTATCTGCGCAACATCCTTCAGTCTCAATGTTTGTGCATTTTTGGAACGGATAATGATATTTCCGAACTGGTCGGCATTTTTCAGACGGCCCGTATAGCGAAGCGCATACTGGAACGACTGGTTAGCCTGAGCCCCCAACTGACCTGGAGCCGCTTCAATATTCTGATCTTGCAGGGCTGCTGTTACTTCGGCCGGAGTAAGGTTGTATGACTTCATTACATCCGGTTTCAGCCACACACGCATTGAGTACTCCTGAGTTCCGAACGATGATGCAGAACCAACTCCGTCGATACGTTTCAGCTGAGGAATGATATTGATGTTGGCATAGTTCTGAAGGAATTTAGCATCATAATCGGGGTTGTCCGATTTGATCATAATCATCATGATGTTGCTACTCTGTTGCTTCTGCACCACAACACCACTCTTGGTTACTTCGGCCGGCAATAACGATGCTGCCTGCGAAACACGGTTTTGCACGTTTACGGCAGCCATATCGGGATCGGTTCCCTGCTTGAAGTAAACGTTGATGCTTGCCCCACCACCATTAGAAGCGGTAGAGGTCATATAGGTCATGCCCTGTACCCCGTTGATTTGCTCTTCGAGCGGAACAATCACACTGTTGAGTACAGCATCGGCATTGGCTCCGCTATAGGCGGTGCTGACACGTACCGTAGGAGGCGCAATGTTGGGATATTGCTCCACAGGCAACATGTACAGACCGATAATACCCAGCACTACGATGACGATTGAAATTACGGTCGATAGTACCGGACGTTCGATGAATGTCTTTAGCATTGCGTATTATTTAAGAGATTTTACTTTGATTTTCTGACCGCTTTTCAGGGTAGCGATACTTCCCGATACTATCTTTTCTCCGGCAGACAAGCCATCGAGTACAACATAACTTTTGCCATCGGGGGTTGCCTTTACCAAAATAGATTTCTGTAAGACAGAATCGCCGAGTACTTTATACACCATCACTTTATCCTGTTGGTTGAATGTTGCTTCCTGCGGAATGACAATTACATTGCTGATCGGTTGTGGAATTACAACCTTTCCGCTCGAACCGCTCCGCAACAGACCGTGTTTATTGGGGAATGAAGCTCTGAAATTGACAGCCCCCGAAACGGCATCAACTACTCCCGAAATGGTTTCGATTTTTCCGGTTTCTTCATATTCGGT belongs to Paludibacter jiangxiensis and includes:
- a CDS encoding efflux RND transporter permease subunit, translating into MLKTFIERPVLSTVISIVIVVLGIIGLYMLPVEQYPNIAPPTVRVSTAYSGANADAVLNSVIVPLEEQINGVQGMTYMTSTASNGGGASINVYFKQGTDPDMAAVNVQNRVSQAASLLPAEVTKSGVVVQKQQSSNIMMIMIKSDNPDYDAKFLQNYANINIIPQLKRIDGVGSASSFGTQEYSMRVWLKPDVMKSYNLTPAEVTAALQDQNIEAAPGQLGAQANQSFQYALRYTGRLKNADQFGNIIIRSKNAQTLRLKDVAQIELGIQDYNFKTLSENKPSILLGISQIAGSNAQDIIEQVKAEMKKVGKELPPGVTYDYMMDASEFLNASINKVIRTLLEAFVLVFLVVLLFLENFRATLIPAIAVPVAIIGTFFFLLIFGFSINLLTLFALVLAIGIVVDDAIVVVEAIHAKLDAGEKDARTAAIKAMSEIAPAIISITLVMAAVFIPVSFLGGTSGVFFKQFGLTLAMAIIISAINALTLSPALCALFLKPEEHTELAQKSLPKKFAYYFGIGFDAATKKYKKALYFLTQKNHRWITGAIVVVFAIIFFSLMKIMPTGFVPQEDSGTLMGGVTMSPGSSFERTDSIVKSVVKTAEGISDVKSVTSLTGFSFMGGSGSSYGGVVVKMKPWEDREMTTNQVAALLKEKTASVTDAKLMFFGAPTLQGFGLSNGVALEMQDKTGGDINKFFDVVTNYLNQLQKRPEIMMATTTFDPRFPQKMLEANVAKIKDAGLTVGEVMSTLQTYIGSMYISNFNTFGKQYRVVVQAAPMYRSKLEDLSGLSVKTSNGTMAPITEFLTIKDVTGPQSLSRFNLFSSMSVTIIPNYAKGFTSGDAIKAIQQTPLPEGYTYDYSGMTREEVNSSNQTIIVFILSLVFVYLLLSALYESYILPLAVIFSLPVGLAGVFIFIFSAMMGGTGIVNNIYVQISLIMLIGLLSKNAILIVEYALQRRQKGMSITKAAISGALARLRPILMTSFAMIFGLMPLALATGAGAVGNKSIGISAVGGMFIGTMIGIFVIPVLFILFQTLHERLSKHKIVTIDDSEI